Proteins co-encoded in one Nitrospirae bacterium CG2_30_53_67 genomic window:
- a CDS encoding asparagine synthase (glutamine-hydrolyzing) — translation MCGIVGYLRLDGQPVDSSIIDRMCRTIIHRGPDDMGVYIGENIGIGMRRLSIIDLQTGKQPMSNEDGRLQIVFNGEIYNYRELKSELVSRGHQFRTDSDTEVILHLYEEYSTECLAHLIGMFAFAIWDQEKRELFCARDRLGIKPFYYFTDGARLIFASELKAILEEKDLHAKLDLQALSQFITFEFIPFPRTLFDNIKKMPPGYFMLANSGGVTLHHYWHPEEVEEKKRSENEAAEELYSLLKDAVRLRLRSDVPFGAFLSGGIDSGSVVGLMSELLDSRVRTFSIGFENQSYNELNYARRVAERFDTDHTERVLNPSAIELIEEIVDHLDDPIGDFSVFPTYLVSKMAREKVKVILSGDGGDELFGGYDTYVAQKVYGYYSKMPSAARERFVVPLVKMLSPTSRKKGIINKVKRFVEGACYAERYEHFRWMIHMNPERNGDVFCAEISRGISTDDTFDFIENYLNGNRLNGLNRSMFLDIKTYLVDDILVKVDRMSMAASLEVRVPFLDHRVVEFALSVPQELKIRNFKTKYLLKRMARRLLPGNIVNRPKQGFSIPIKNWLKGPLRPMMTDLLSHDRLARQGIFNPGYVDTLMKEHIQNEENHSHRLWSLMLFQLWKERFMPAT, via the coding sequence ATGTGCGGCATTGTGGGATACCTGCGGTTGGATGGACAACCTGTAGACTCGAGCATCATCGACAGGATGTGCCGAACCATTATTCACCGTGGACCTGACGATATGGGCGTCTACATCGGAGAAAATATCGGAATCGGAATGAGGCGCTTGAGTATTATCGACCTCCAAACAGGAAAACAGCCCATGTCCAATGAGGATGGACGTCTGCAGATCGTTTTTAACGGGGAAATTTACAACTACAGGGAGTTGAAGAGTGAATTGGTGAGCAGAGGCCATCAGTTCAGGACCGACTCCGATACAGAGGTCATCCTGCATCTCTATGAGGAGTATTCCACAGAATGCCTTGCTCATCTGATCGGAATGTTTGCGTTTGCAATTTGGGATCAGGAAAAGCGGGAGCTCTTCTGCGCCCGTGACCGCCTGGGTATTAAGCCCTTCTATTATTTTACCGACGGGGCAAGATTGATATTCGCCTCCGAATTGAAAGCGATCCTGGAAGAAAAGGATCTTCACGCCAAGCTGGACCTCCAGGCGTTGTCGCAATTTATCACGTTCGAGTTCATCCCCTTCCCGCGTACGTTGTTCGACAATATAAAGAAGATGCCGCCGGGTTACTTTATGCTGGCCAACAGTGGCGGTGTCACGCTCCACCACTACTGGCATCCTGAAGAGGTTGAGGAGAAAAAACGATCTGAGAACGAGGCGGCCGAGGAGCTTTATTCGTTGCTTAAGGATGCGGTTCGACTAAGGCTCAGATCGGATGTGCCTTTTGGCGCTTTCTTGAGCGGAGGGATTGATTCCGGATCGGTCGTGGGTTTAATGAGCGAGCTTCTTGACAGCAGGGTGAGAACCTTTTCCATAGGTTTTGAAAACCAGAGCTACAATGAACTGAACTATGCCCGCCGGGTCGCCGAAAGGTTTGACACCGATCATACCGAACGTGTCTTGAACCCCTCTGCCATCGAACTGATTGAGGAAATTGTGGATCATCTCGACGATCCGATCGGAGATTTCTCTGTTTTCCCGACCTATCTGGTCTCAAAAATGGCCCGGGAAAAAGTCAAAGTGATTTTGTCCGGCGACGGCGGAGACGAACTGTTCGGGGGGTATGATACCTATGTGGCCCAGAAGGTGTATGGATATTATTCCAAAATGCCCTCCGCTGCACGAGAGCGTTTTGTCGTACCCCTGGTGAAAATGCTTTCACCCACAAGCCGGAAGAAAGGGATCATCAACAAGGTCAAACGATTCGTGGAGGGGGCCTGTTATGCGGAAAGGTATGAACACTTTCGCTGGATGATTCACATGAACCCTGAACGGAACGGCGACGTTTTTTGTGCCGAAATAAGCCGTGGAATCAGCACAGATGACACCTTTGACTTCATTGAGAATTATCTCAACGGCAACCGGTTGAACGGACTCAACCGCTCCATGTTTCTGGACATAAAAACCTACCTGGTGGACGATATCCTGGTAAAGGTGGACAGAATGAGTATGGCCGCGTCGTTGGAGGTCAGGGTTCCGTTCCTGGATCATCGAGTGGTCGAGTTCGCCCTCTCCGTTCCACAGGAGTTGAAGATCAGGAATTTTAAGACAAAATACCTCCTGAAGAGAATGGCACGGCGTTTACTGCCCGGAAATATTGTCAATCGTCCCAAGCAGGGATTCAGTATCCCCATCAAAAACTGGCTCAAAGGTCCACTCCGACCCATGATGACGGACCTGCTTTCCCACGACAGGCTTGCACGACAGGGGATTTTCAATCCAGGTTATGTGGATACATTAATGAAAGAGCACATTCAGAACGAGGAAAACCACAGCCACAGGCTCTGGTCTTTGATGTTGTTTCAACTCTGGAAAGAACGGTTCATGCCTGCGACATAG